GTGTAATTATTTTCTCCATCATTATTAAATTGTGAAAAAACAATGTTTCAAATTTCAACATAGCGATCATTTTCAATATCATTAATTAATAATTCAATTCCCCTTTTGTCATATTTTTCACCACGATCAAAAAATATTTCAGTATCAGGTCCACAAGGTCCTTGACCAACATCTCAAAAGTTAGTTTCGCGAGTCCCTTTAATCATATGACTAGGATCAACTCCACATTTAACTCAAAAGTTATAAGTATCAGTATCTTCAGAAAAATAAGTAATATAAATCCTATCTTTTGTTAATTTTAAAACGTTGAAAATAAATTCATATCCGAATTCAATAGCTTCTTTTTTAAAATAATCGCCAATTGAAAAGTTTCCCAACATCTCAAAAAAAGTATGGTGGCGCGCAGTAATTCCCACATTTTCAATATCATTAGTTCTAATTGATTTTTGTGAATTAGTAATCCGCTTCGATGGTGGAACTTTTTTACCACTAAAATAATCTTTTAAAGTTGCGACACCAGAATTAATTCATAGTAGTGAGGGATCATTTTGCGGAATTAGTGATTTTGATTCTACTACTAAGTGATCTTTTGATTTAAAAAAATCTAATCACATTTGTCTAATTTGTTTTGATGATAACATTATCTTTTTTCTCCTAATTATAAATAAGTTTTTTCTTTACCTTGATAATATACTTTATCAATTATAGCACCGCCAACCACCTTATCTCCATCATAGACAACAATTTCTTGTCCGGGAGTAACTGCTTCAGTCATGGGATAGGTTACTTTAATTTGCGAATTTTCAAGTATTGATAATTGAATCGGGATGTCATTTTGACGATATCTAAATTTAGCGGTTAAATTATTGATATTGAATTTATAAGCAATTCGATTGAAATTTATGGCAATAAGCATATCTGAAAGTAAATATTCTTTATGGTCATCATTTGCCACATAAATAATTGATTTTTCAATATTATGTCCAACTACAAAATATGGCTTACTAAAACCCCCTAAATTCAATCCTTTTCTTTGCCCAATTGTATAATACATTGCCCCTAGGTGATTACCTACGACTTGATTTGTGGCGATATCGTAAATTTTTCCAGGTTTAGCCGGAATATAATTTTCTAAGAATTTAGCAAATTTTCTCTCACCAATAAAACAAATTCCTGTCGAATCTTTTTTATTAGCGGTTGCCAATTTAAGTTCCTTTGCAATTTCTCTTACTTCAGGTTTTGTTAATTTTGCTAAAGGAAAAATTACCCTTTTTAATTGTTCATTATTCAATTGAGCTAAAAAATATGATTGATCTTTATTTAAATCCTTAGCTTTATAAAGTTCACCATCAATTGCATCTGCATAATGACCCATGGCAATAAAATCAGCATTCAAATTATTAAAAGCATAATTAGCAAATGATTTAAATTTAATATATTTGTTACAAAAAATATCAGGATTAGGGGTTCTACCAATTTTATACTCTTCAATTAAATAGTTAAAAACATGATCTCAATATTCTTTAACAAAATCAACGCGATGAAGTTCAATTCCTAGCGCATTTGCAACTTCTTGGGCATCTTGATAATCTTTTTCTTGTGGACATATTTCTTGGTCAAGATCATCATTTCCTTTAAAATCATTATTCAAAAATGAATCTCAGTTTCTCATAAATAAACCAACAACTTCATATCCTTGTTTTTTTAGCAAATAAGCGCAAACTGATGAATCAACACCACCGCTCATTCCCAAAACTACTCTCTTCTTCATGGTATTTCCTTTCCTTAATTTAAACTCACAAAATAAATATAGTGCATTTAATTAGAATGCTTATCAATTAAAATAGTAAATAATTCTAAAAATGTAATATTAAGTAAATTAATTTTTTGAAATTTTTAGAATACAATTTCTAATAAGAAATTTTAAATTAAAAAATAAATTTAATGTCTTTTTTAACAATTAAATTTATTTTTAAAACCCAAATAAGTATGATATTTTATTTAATTAGCTTTTTTATTCAAATCAATTAATAAAATGTAACTAAAAATACAATAAATATTGTTTCTATTAGCTAAATTAACTAAATTGTTTTTAGATATTAATTTAAATTTTTTCAATAATTAATACTTTTTCAATTTTTGTAGCTTTTCCCGCTTTCGAATTTAGCATATTAGTTGTTTTATTGTTTTGTTTATAATTTTTATCATAGTAGATATTAACGAAAGTATATTTAATTTCGTTTTTTAATTTTTCTCAAACATTTTCTATTAGTTTTTCGCCTTTTATATCACCAACAACCAAACATACTTTGGCATTTTTTTTAAGTTTAGGATAAATGGCATTTAAATAGTTTTTAATAAAAATAACATATTCATCGTATTTTAGCTTATCTGATAATTTTATATCCTTTAAAGTACTTTTGCGATCATATCCTAAAAGTCATAGTTTGATTCAATTACTATTTTTATAATCTACAATGTTCAAATAAGGTGGCGATGTGATTACCAAATCTACCGAACTATCCATAATTGCATCATTTGTTTTTGTTGAATCAAAAAGAAAACATTTCCCGCAATATTCTTTAGATAATAAATCATCAAATTTATTTTCAATTCTAGATTTAATATTTTCAAAAATGTTTATTTTTGGTTTTATTAAATTGTGATTAGCCACATAATTTTTAACATAATTAGGAGCCATTGATATAACATTTGGCATATCTATTGAAAAATAAATTGATGAGCCATCTTTTTTAGATTTTCCATGCATCAACCCTAAAGCAAAGGCAATTATGGCATTTTCATTTTTTCCTAATTCGTATCATTTTTTTCCATATTCTTCTCTTAAAAAAATTAATTGCCTTAATGTGTCATCAGAATAAAAGTATTTTAATTCTTCATATTTGTCCGGAATGGCAAAATTCATATAATTTGAATTTAAAAATTGGTTATTCATTTTATCTAATAAATTTAAAATATCTTGCTTATTTAATTTTGAAATTTTAAAGTTAGTTAAAACATAGGCATATGGGTTTAAATCTGAACCAATGAATTTCCTATTACATTCTCTTGCTACGAGTGCTGTAGTACCTCGACCAGAAAAATTATCCATAACAGTGGCATTTTCATTAGTATATAATTTTATAAAATAATCAGGAAGAGAGGGGGCGAACATCGCCAAATACGAAGAAATACTATGTATTGGTGAAAAATTTTTATTCTTTGTTCGACCCCAATTAATATTTAATGTTTTATAACTCTCTTGATTACTAATAGGATTTTTATCAAAAATCAATATTTTATAATCGTTCATTTTAGCTAATATCCTTTCTTTTTTTAAAATTGCATACTATGAAAAGTCACTTCAAAATTTATAACTATTTCTATTATAGAGATAAATTAACTATTATTATTTTAATAACTAAAAAATGATAAAAATTAAAATTATTTATGGTTTAGATAATAAAAAAATAAATATAAAACAGTTTATTTGGCATTTGTACGTTTTATAAAATTTCTAGGATTAAATAAAAATTCAGCATAAAGTATTTTATGAGTTTAAATATTTAAAATTGGATAAATTATAGCTCTATTAATTAACAAAATGCTATACATATATGTCTTAACTTAATTATAACAATTATAATATAAGGTATAAATGTAAAAATTAAATTATAAAATTTTGGAGCAAACATGAAGATTAATTTTAAGCCATTAGCGGCTACTGATGATGAATTAGATAATAAAATAGTAAAAATAGACAATGTATTTTTAAGTCCAAATAACCCAAGATACACGCTTTTAAAAAAAATAACCGATGATTTAATGAAATTCATAACAAATGAAGGTCACGAAAGTATTTCAGATCAAAAACAAAATGAAATTTTCAAAAAATTACTAAAATCAGAAGGAGATTTTAAACAATTTAAAAGTTTATTAGAATCTATTTATGAAAATGGATTTACCAATAATTCTGAACCGCTTTTATTTATAGAACTATTAAGTGATATAGATAAATTCATGATAGCTGAAGGAAATAGAAGACTAACTATTTTAAAGTTGATTGTTGGTTCTTTTAGATTACCTGATTTTGATCATTTTATTAAAAATGAAATCATTTATGTGGACACTGATTCGACAGATGAATTTAATGTTGACTATAAAAATAAATCAAACGTAAAAGATACCTATGATGATTGTCGAAATTTAATAGAAGAAATAAAGAATAAATATTCGGAATTTAATGTTTATTTCAAGATAATAAAAAATTCAGATGAACTATGAGATGAAATCTATAATAAACATTTAACCGGTGAAAAACCAGGATTAAAAAAATGATCACGTTCAAAATATTTTGCAGACCTTTTAAATCTATTTCCCGAAGGAATTTCCGATGAAAATTTTAGTGATATTTTTAAAAAAATTAAAAGGGATAAAAAGAGAGTTGTTGAAGATTTTAAGCAAGCTCAATTTGTTTACTCGTGTTTTTATGCAAATAAAAGAGAATCTGATTTTTCAAATTTAAAATTTAATGATGAAGATACTTTAGGAAGGATGGCACTTGCTTCTGGAACATCCGCTCTTGAAGCAACGCACGCATTTTCTACTGTTAGAAGAAGTATTTGCCAAGAAATTTTAAATATCGATGAACAAAAATTTAAAGAAGAATACTTCGAAGTCACATTTAATAAAAATCATCAAATTTTATTCAATAGTAAAAAATTAAATGCTAAAGATTTATTGAATTTTATATTTGAAAATTGATCGAAAAATATATTAACTACCCGTAATATATTAGAAAAAAATAAAGGAATTTTTTTAAATGATCTTAATTTTTTATTAGCAAATACCGATGGTTTAGATTATGAGAAAACCGATGAACAGCTAGCAGGAATAGAACCATTTTCATTATCAAAAGAAGCCTATGACTTAGTTTTAGAAACGAACAGGTTAAGAAAAAGTGAAGAAATAACAAGGCTTAAAAAAGAAAAAAATACAATATATTTAAACGAATCCATATCAAACGAATTAAAAAGTAAAAATCCGATGCAAATATTTTCAATATTAATTCAACAATTTGAATATTTACAAAAAAAACCAAAATTTATACAAGGAATTGCCGCGACAATTAGGGCTTTGTTAGAGCAATTACTATGTTGAATGTACTACAATTACCTAAAACAAAACAATTCTAAAAACGATCCATATAACTATATAGATTTTTTAAAAAGTTTAACAAATCTGGACACAGTTGAAGAAAAAGACCAATATAAAAAAGTGTGAATTAGTAATTTATTAAATGAATTTGTTTCTAATAATGATAAGAATGTAAATATGCGTAAATTAAGTAATATGCTAAAAAATATCTATAAAAACGGGTGTCCCGAAGAGATATTCGATGATCATTTACGTAATTGAATAGATATTATTTTGAGAAAATGAGATTATTTTGAAATTGAAAATTATTTAATGATTTTAAACAAAGCAATTCATAATTCTCATAGAATAATTATTTTAAAAAATTATAATAATTTACTTGAAGCCTTTAATAAACTTCAAGAGTTTTTGTCAAATGTAGTGTATTGACTAGATGATGATAAATTAAAAGAAATTAACGATGATATCTTAAATAAAATAGACGAGCAATAATTAAATTATTTTTGTTCAAAAAATTTTAAATAAAAGGCCTAATTACTTTAGGTTTTTTTAAGATTTTAAATTACAAAATCTTTAATTTTCATGAATATTTGGTCTAATATTTTTGATAAATCCGTTATTTTATCTAAAAATGAACTATCATATTCCAAACCATATTTTAAGCAATATTTTTTTGCAATTTTGGCTCAATATTCTTTTTTATTATTAATTATGTTTGTATCTTCTGATCAAGAAAGCTGAACTAACATTCCATTATTCGGATAAGTAGTTTGGGCCAAAACTATTAAATAATGTAAGAAAAAATGTTCTTCAATAGAAACTAAAATTGCTTCGCCATATTTATAATCTTCTAGTGTTCTAAAAATTGCTCCTGATATTTTAATTTCATCAATATGATGCCTTTGAAAATATCAAACTTTAGTTTTGAATTCAAGAAAATTTTTGGCATATTTTTTTATCCGCAATTTATTAAAAGGCATCACCACATGTTTAAAATCAGTTTCATTTTTTAATTTATCAATTATTTCATAATAAATTTTTACATACTTATTTGTCAAATTTTCTTCTTTTCAATTTGGATTTCTTAAATTTGTTATTTGATTTTCGGGAGATGGAAAAGAATATAAAAAATTCGATTCATCTTCGACATCTTTTGATAAGAGATCATCTCTAATTATCTCATTAGCAATTTTTTTGTTCATACTAATTCCTATCTTACTTTATTGAATAAGTTTAATTTTATAACCATGTTAAGTTTTGAATATAATTTTGTAAAAAAACAATAAAATATATTATTTTGAATATATTCATTTTAAATAATCTAATAAAACTCTCCCCATAAAATAAATAGGGAGAGTCATTTGGTTTGTTTTTAACTAAAATTGTTTATAAAATTGCTAAGGTTCTCATAATTAAATCAATATCTTTATTTTCCATTTCTTGAATAATGTGTAAATAAGTTTTTTGAGTGGTATGAATTCCGGAATGTCCAAGTCTTTGGGCCACAGTTGCTGTTGAAACACCAGCAAATAAAAGTAATGAAGCGTGAGTGTGTCTTAATCCATGAATTGAGATTATAGGAATATTATTTTTAACACATAATCTTTCAAGACGTTTATTTATTGTTGAATTGTAAATTTTTTGATTAACAAAAATTGGTTTATTTTTTGGAAATTCTTTTAATAATTCTGAAAATTTAACAACAATTTGCCAATCAATTCTTATTTTACGATTTGACGATAAATTTTTCGTTTCAGCAAAACCAGAATGTTCTTTATAATTTCAAGTTTTATTAATTCTAAGAATTTGATTTCTAAAATCAAAATCTTCCGCTGTTAACGCAAGCGCTTCTGAAAAACGAAGCCCAGTTTTTGCAACTAATCAAATTAAATAATCTCAATTAATTTGACCTTCTAATTTAAGATTATTTAATAGTGTTTTGAGTTGAAATTGATTTAAAAATTTTATTTTTTTATTTCCGGGATTTTTTCCTTTTATAATTGCTTTTCTTGTAGGGTCCTTTTTTATTAATCCGTCATCTAAAGCATCTAAAATAACTGCTTTTAGATGATGATGAAAATCCATGGTGGTTTGTTTTTCATGTTCTTTTGAATAGCGATTTAAAATCATTTGATATGTTACTCGGTCAATTTCATGAACATACAAATTTGGTACTATTTTTAATAGTCATTTATAAGTATTTAAATATTTTTGATAAGTAACTTTTCGTACTCCACCCTCTTTATAAATTGATATTCAATTTTTAAAATATTGATGAAAAATTAAATTTTCATTTTCTTTATTTTTCATTTTTTGCTCCTTGTTATTTAAGATCGTCTATGAGTCAAAATAACAAAAAAAGCCCACTTAGCGTGTAAGCTTATTATTAATTAATTTCTTGAATATCTTTTATTTCCCAATTATAGTTGTCGATATCAAATGTGTGTTTAAGCACAAATTTTTTAATAAACTCTTTAAACATTGTTTTAATTTTAAAATCTTGATATTTAATGGAATTATTATCAAAATATGTTTTTATTTCTTCTTTGGGAATGTTAATGATTTCATCAAGTACCCCATCTTTATTGATATCATAACTACCACTAATTGGTTTATTAAGTATAATTTCAAGTTTATCAAAATTTAAACTAGGAAAATTTTCTATTAATTTATTTATATAGTTCTCTTTAGTTTGATTTTTTCTTCGTTCTATTTCTTGAGTAAGAATTAAATCTGTGTAATCACTATTTTTTACTTCATTAATAATTTCCTTTGCATATTTTTGATCTTCGCGACTCATAGACGCAATTGTTTTTTCAAGGTCATCAAATTTTTTATTTTGAAATAGGTAATTAATGTATTTGTAATCAATTTTTCCAAGATCTTCATCAACTAAATCTGGATTGATATGAATTTCCATTGGTATACAATCATTGTCAATATCTTGCTTTACTTGTTCAACTATATCGCGATATTGATTTTGAAAAATTTGTAATGAATTTTTGTTAGGCAACAAATTAACTTCCTCAATTCGTTCTTCTCCAAATTCTAATGCTTGTTCTTGACTAATTATCTCAAAATTATTTTCATCGTCAAGAGCAAAATAATAAGAATCTTTGTCAAAATCCAATCCCTGAATTTTGGCCGCAGTAATTGTTTTCATTAAATCGTTATAAAGTTTTGTAAATTTTGTTATATTTACTTGGTCTTGCAATGGTTCAGTGATATTAATATTTTCAGATGAATATAGATCTTCAATTTTTTTATAGATATCATTAATCTTTTTAATATTTTCTGGTAATTTGTCAACAAATAATTTTAGTTGATTATTTTTAGAAGAATAAAGTTTAACGGCGTCGTCAACATTTTTATGCATTGTAGCTACTTTACGATATCATTTAACAATTCCGAATGGTTTATCTTTATCAAAGAGACGATTAGTTCTTGAAAAAGCTTGTATTAATAGTGGACCTTCTAAAATTTTATCTAAATAAAGAGTATTAAGTCATTTCGAATCATAACCAGTTAACATCTGGTTAACAACAATTAAAATATCAATTTGCTCATCTTTTTTATTTTCAATGTATTCATATGGAAATTTATGAGCTAATCGCTGTGATAAATCACTTTTAAATAAATGATAATTATCTAAATCATATTCAGTTGTTTTAAACATTTTCGAGTAATCAGATAAAATCTTTTTAAACATATTTTCTTGTTCATAGTCCTTATTTCCTTTAGAATCATTAAATGATTTATCAAAAACCGCAGTGACATTATATTTATGAGCGTATTTTTCTTTAAAAATCTTGTAATATTCAATTGCCTCATATTTACTTGATGTAGCCAAAATAGCATGAAATTTACGATTTCTACTATATTTTTCAAAATTTTTAGCAATATTGTCCACAACTGCGTTTCTATGCTCAGAATTTTCATAATGTTCATTTTCAAGCAAATTTTCAATATCAATCGGATCAAAATTTAAAATTTTTGAATAGTAATTATTATATTTTTCGCTTCACTCTTCATAGCCTGTTCTTTTCATGATTTCATTTTTCTCATCAAAAGTGTGTACACCATAAATATCGAAACCTAAAACATTTTTATCACGAATTCCATCAGCAATTGTATACTTGTGAAGTTCATTACCAAAAA
The sequence above is a segment of the [Mycoplasma] phocae genome. Coding sequences within it:
- the mnmA gene encoding tRNA 2-thiouridine(34) synthase MnmA produces the protein MKKRVVLGMSGGVDSSVCAYLLKKQGYEVVGLFMRNWDSFLNNDFKGNDDLDQEICPQEKDYQDAQEVANALGIELHRVDFVKEYWDHVFNYLIEEYKIGRTPNPDIFCNKYIKFKSFANYAFNNLNADFIAMGHYADAIDGELYKAKDLNKDQSYFLAQLNNEQLKRVIFPLAKLTKPEVREIAKELKLATANKKDSTGICFIGERKFAKFLENYIPAKPGKIYDIATNQVVGNHLGAMYYTIGQRKGLNLGGFSKPYFVVGHNIEKSIIYVANDDHKEYLLSDMLIAINFNRIAYKFNINNLTAKFRYRQNDIPIQLSILENSQIKVTYPMTEAVTPGQEIVVYDGDKVVGGAIIDKVYYQGKEKTYL
- a CDS encoding DNA methyltransferase — protein: MNDYKILIFDKNPISNQESYKTLNINWGRTKNKNFSPIHSISSYLAMFAPSLPDYFIKLYTNENATVMDNFSGRGTTALVARECNRKFIGSDLNPYAYVLTNFKISKLNKQDILNLLDKMNNQFLNSNYMNFAIPDKYEELKYFYSDDTLRQLIFLREEYGKKWYELGKNENAIIAFALGLMHGKSKKDGSSIYFSIDMPNVISMAPNYVKNYVANHNLIKPKINIFENIKSRIENKFDDLLSKEYCGKCFLFDSTKTNDAIMDSSVDLVITSPPYLNIVDYKNSNWIKLWLLGYDRKSTLKDIKLSDKLKYDEYVIFIKNYLNAIYPKLKKNAKVCLVVGDIKGEKLIENVWEKLKNEIKYTFVNIYYDKNYKQNNKTTNMLNSKAGKATKIEKVLIIEKI
- a CDS encoding site-specific integrase, whose amino-acid sequence is MKNKENENLIFHQYFKNWISIYKEGGVRKVTYQKYLNTYKWLLKIVPNLYVHEIDRVTYQMILNRYSKEHEKQTTMDFHHHLKAVILDALDDGLIKKDPTRKAIIKGKNPGNKKIKFLNQFQLKTLLNNLKLEGQINWDYLIWLVAKTGLRFSEALALTAEDFDFRNQILRINKTWNYKEHSGFAETKNLSSNRKIRIDWQIVVKFSELLKEFPKNKPIFVNQKIYNSTINKRLERLCVKNNIPIISIHGLRHTHASLLLFAGVSTATVAQRLGHSGIHTTQKTYLHIIQEMENKDIDLIMRTLAIL
- a CDS encoding type I restriction endonuclease subunit R; the protein is MNNRKFKDESEFEEYIINALIKHGWSSEVLNYPNEAELIKNWRNIINQSNVDIIKDEKLTDNEMNQIMDKVISINSPYFANKLINDESIQLRRDSGETVYLKIFKRSDAAVGSSVYQIARQVYLHDNKKRADIVLLINGLPVIFIELKNHYHNVMEAVNQIQDYSVRNKLNGIFNLIQFFVAMTPEETLYFINPGKEPNAFNQRFYFHWANFDNVPVNDYDEIIKNFLSIPTAHQFIAFYIVAESNVMGGGDAKIMRSYQYFAADKIVQVVSKHEWAVFENNEKGGFISHTTGSGKTMTSFKAAELISHNLNVDKVIFVVDRVVLASQSYKSYNNFSQDNEGVEKVDNYNELKQKILDSSKNSRLIISSIHKLSKMAKEMSDEEYEKKFKKLNIVFIVDEAHRSTFGDMMIEIKSKFKKGLFFGFTGTPIYEANNRGGIKTSDIFGNELHKYTIADGIRDKNVLGFDIYGVHTFDEKNEIMKRTGYEEWSEKYNNYYSKILNFDPIDIENLLENEHYENSEHRNAVVDNIAKNFEKYSRNRKFHAILATSSKYEAIEYYKIFKEKYAHKYNVTAVFDKSFNDSKGNKDYEQENMFKKILSDYSKMFKTTEYDLDNYHLFKSDLSQRLAHKFPYEYIENKKDEQIDILIVVNQMLTGYDSKWLNTLYLDKILEGPLLIQAFSRTNRLFDKDKPFGIVKWYRKVATMHKNVDDAVKLYSSKNNQLKLFVDKLPENIKKINDIYKKIEDLYSSENINITEPLQDQVNITKFTKLYNDLMKTITAAKIQGLDFDKDSYYFALDDENNFEIISQEQALEFGEERIEEVNLLPNKNSLQIFQNQYRDIVEQVKQDIDNDCIPMEIHINPDLVDEDLGKIDYKYINYLFQNKKFDDLEKTIASMSREDQKYAKEIINEVKNSDYTDLILTQEIERRKNQTKENYINKLIENFPSLNFDKLEIILNKPISGSYDINKDGVLDEIINIPKEEIKTYFDNNSIKYQDFKIKTMFKEFIKKFVLKHTFDIDNYNWEIKDIQEIN